Proteins encoded within one genomic window of Leptolyngbya sp. CCY15150:
- a CDS encoding PIN domain-containing protein, with protein sequence MTNIVLDFLLQREPFSQDAELLFQAIDGGEIVGYVTATTLTDIFYISRRYTRNIERARQAVSEILTAMMICPVDRVVLELAFNSGLADFEDAVQIFSAVKQGSEVIVTRDAQGFLSSPIPVLSIQELLQQVR encoded by the coding sequence TTGACCAATATTGTTCTAGATTTTTTGCTGCAACGAGAGCCATTTTCGCAGGATGCAGAACTGCTGTTTCAGGCAATTGATGGAGGCGAGATTGTTGGCTATGTTACAGCAACAACACTAACGGATATTTTCTATATCTCACGCAGATATACCCGTAATATTGAGCGAGCGCGGCAAGCAGTCTCAGAAATACTGACTGCCATGATGATTTGTCCAGTTGATCGAGTTGTTCTGGAATTGGCTTTTAACTCTGGCTTAGCTGATTTTGAAGACGCTGTTCAAATTTTTAGCGCCGTTAAACAAGGATCAGAAGTAATTGTGACTCGTGATGCTCAAGGTTTTTTGAGTTCACCTATACCCGTTTTATCCATTCAAGAGTTGTTGCAGCAAGTCAGATAG
- a CDS encoding Uma2 family endonuclease, producing MTIAVAKMTFEDFLSYDDGTDNWYELENGDLIAMPAESELNRRIAMFLVATFLKLGISFDRLSMKTEVAVSSTRLSVRVPDLVIFSDEGVAALAGASRSLVLLDMPPPLLVVEVVSPGQENRDYRYKRSEYAARGIAEYWIVDPMQQRVTVLEWVEGLYEEAVYSGDDPMASPLLGNLNLTATQVLQVG from the coding sequence ATGACGATTGCCGTTGCAAAGATGACCTTTGAGGACTTCCTGTCCTATGACGATGGAACGGATAACTGGTATGAATTAGAAAATGGGGACTTGATTGCGATGCCTGCCGAGAGTGAACTGAACCGCCGCATCGCAATGTTTTTGGTGGCGACGTTCCTGAAGCTGGGGATTTCATTTGATCGCCTGTCGATGAAGACAGAGGTTGCGGTGAGTAGCACTCGCCTATCTGTGCGTGTCCCCGATCTGGTGATCTTCTCAGATGAGGGAGTCGCTGCATTAGCAGGAGCCAGTCGATCGCTTGTCTTGCTTGATATGCCGCCGCCGCTGTTGGTGGTTGAGGTGGTCAGCCCAGGGCAGGAGAATCGGGATTATCGCTATAAGCGATCGGAGTATGCTGCACGGGGCATTGCTGAATATTGGATTGTAGACCCGATGCAACAGCGGGTGACGGTGCTGGAGTGGGTGGAGGGACTTTATGAAGAGGCGGTATATTCCGGGGACGACCCCATGGCCTCGCCGCTGCTGGGCAATCTGAACCTAACCGCTACCCAGGTGTTGCAGGTGGGTTGA
- a CDS encoding TIGR04255 family protein, giving the protein MICQLRFPKILRIDTEVPVAFQEAIRAEYPTLNTSHAIELPFLSNPQTNSPPIVMGQGLTYEFFDKEGKWKLVLSSDFIALSTVDYEKWEDFRSRLSSAISLLVKYYSPSHFTRVGLRYQDLIIRSELGLEQHPWRRLLQPPVLGVFVADNLPEHDFTEALSVFACRLDYADAVLRVRYGLAREDESDELGYLIDADFYTENNTEINDVTHSLDQFNREAGNFFRWCITEELQQALQPKPLT; this is encoded by the coding sequence GTGATTTGTCAACTTCGCTTTCCAAAAATTCTACGGATTGACACTGAGGTTCCGGTTGCTTTTCAGGAAGCAATTCGTGCTGAATACCCAACTTTGAATACTTCTCATGCTATTGAACTACCATTTTTGTCAAATCCTCAGACTAACTCACCTCCTATAGTAATGGGTCAAGGATTGACTTACGAGTTTTTTGACAAGGAAGGAAAGTGGAAACTTGTCTTATCTAGTGACTTTATTGCTCTTTCAACGGTAGATTATGAGAAGTGGGAAGACTTTAGATCTCGTTTATCTTCTGCTATTAGCTTATTAGTTAAGTATTATTCTCCTTCACACTTCACTAGAGTTGGATTACGTTATCAAGACCTCATTATCCGCTCGGAACTTGGATTAGAACAGCATCCTTGGCGAAGATTGCTTCAACCTCCTGTATTAGGAGTTTTCGTAGCTGATAATTTGCCAGAGCATGATTTCACTGAAGCATTATCAGTGTTCGCTTGTCGTCTTGATTATGCAGATGCAGTTCTACGGGTTCGGTATGGTCTTGCCAGGGAAGATGAATCCGACGAATTGGGATATTTAATAGATGCTGATTTCTATACTGAGAATAACACGGAGATAAACGATGTCACTCACTCTCTCGACCAATTTAACCGAGAAGCAGGAAACTTTTTCCGCTGGTGTATCACAGAAGAATTACAACAAGCTCTCCAGCCTAAACCCCTTACATGA
- a CDS encoding DUF433 domain-containing protein, which produces MSYRDIITIEPDKRGGKPCIRRMRITVYDVLGWLAAGMSNAEIIDDFPELTETDIRACLEFAADREHRLVASVSAA; this is translated from the coding sequence ATGAGCTATCGTGACATCATTACGATTGAGCCTGATAAACGTGGTGGCAAGCCGTGTATCCGCCGGATGCGCATTACGGTCTATGATGTCTTGGGCTGGTTAGCGGCTGGCATGTCTAACGCTGAGATCATTGACGACTTTCCAGAACTGACAGAAACCGATATTAGAGCCTGCTTGGAATTCGCCGCTGATCGCGAGCATCGTTTAGTGGCATCAGTGAGTGCCGCTTGA